The following proteins are encoded in a genomic region of Colletotrichum higginsianum IMI 349063 chromosome 9, whole genome shotgun sequence:
- a CDS encoding UBA domain-containing protein Ucp14, translated as MSFTNAPVTRTLVLGLVTSSIAASLLDVKHYFYIVVDTHLWRYHQIWRLLAYQLCCTNSSEVLFASMTLYHLRVIEQIWGSRKYASFVAVSALFTAVVPPVLLSLVLRPLTAGLFNYMPAGPTPIIFAILAQYHAVIPHIYRYRVAASSAPPTTDEFVGLTFSDKSYRYALALQLALFQWPGSLLGAAIGWVVGYSWRNDLLPGALTKWRLPGWMVGVRTQRRRGEFEGLRRRLEGEGSSATTSGAQGQADGDAGRRRPTEQGRRED; from the exons ATGTCCTTCACAAATGCGCCGGTGACGCGCACTCTCGTTCTTGGCTTGGTGACAAGCTCCATCGCGGCCAGCCTGCTCGACGTCAAGCACTACTTCTACATTGTCGTCGATACCCATCTCTGGCGGTATCATCAAATCTGGCGCCTTCTGGCGTATCAATTATGTTGTACCAACTCGAGCGAGGTGCTTTTCGCCTCAATGACACTCTACCATCTGAGGGTCATTGAACAGATATGGGGCTCGAGAAAATACGCG TCATTCGTGGCTGTTTCCGCGCTATTCACAGCAGTCGTGCCTCCCGTTCTCTTGTCCCTCGTTCTGCGCCCGCTGACGGCTGGCCTGTTTAACTACATGCCGGCCGGACCAACCCCGATTATCTTTGCGATACTGGCGCAGTATCACGCCGTGATCCCACACATTTACCGTTACCGCgtcgcggcgtcgtcggcaccaCCTACGACCGACGAGTTTGTCGGACTGACGTTCTCAGACAAGTCATACCGCTATGCTCTCGCGTTGCAACTGGCCCTCTTTCAATGGCCGGGCTCGCTGCTTGGGGCCGCTATTGGCTGGGTTGTGGGGTACTCGTGGAGGAACGACTTGCTGCCAGGAGCATTGACAAAATGGCGCCTTCCGGGATGGATGGTCGGCGTCAGAACACAAAGAAGACGGGGCGAGTTCGAagggcttcgtcggcggctggAAGGGGAGGGCTCATCCGCCACCACATCTGGTGCGCAGGGCCAAGCTGACGGGGACGCTGGACGGAGGAGACCGACCGAACAGGGCAGGCGAGAGGACTGA
- a CDS encoding RNA recognition domain-containing protein: MAPELRKRTRSATASAEKPAAKKTAKVEKVEKVEPEKVTKKKTTKVEKAEKAEKVEKVEKVEKVEKVVKAEKAPKRKAPEEAQASPVAAKKQKPVKASSKSKKSKPEPVEEAEPETIEAAEESVVALDDAADSDEELDADIQALAAGLDSDAEKTPAGNGTFKEGMDVGKVPKHAKKQKQLTNGKKEEPGIVFISRLPHGFYEHELKGYFSQFGPINRLRLARNKKTGASKHYAFLEFAEESTAEIVSKTMDSYLLFGHILKVKTVPRDQLHEDVWKGANKRFKKIPWSKIAAGEVAKPRTESNWTHKVSREEKKRLERAQKLKEIGYEFEAPKLKEAVAPPPEPMVVDAPEEPKAVEAAPVEEKPVEEAAAEEAAAEEEESAEAEKPKAAKPKAKKGGRRKSKA, translated from the exons ATGGCCCCCGAATTGAGAAAAAGAACCAGAT CGGCTACGGCTTCGGCCGAGAAGCCTgcggcgaagaagacggccaaggtcgagaaggttGAGAAGGTCGAGCCCGAGAAAGtgaccaagaagaagacgaccaaggttgagaaggccgagaaggccgagaaggtcgagaaggtcgagaaggtcgagaaggtcgagaaggtcgtgaaggccgagaaggcaCCTAAGCGCAAAG CACCCGAGGAGGCTCAGGCGTCCCCTGTCGCCgcgaagaagcagaagcccGTCAAGGCGAGCTCGAagtcgaagaagtcgaaACCTGAacccgtcgaggaggccgagcccgagacgatcgaggccgccgaggagtcTGTTGTCGCCCtggacgatgccgccgattcggacgaggagcttgATGCCGACATCCAAGCtcttgccgccggcctcgactccgacgccgagaagacgCCGGCCGGCAACGGGACCTTCAAGGAGGGCATGGACGTTGGCAAGGTTCCGAAGCAcgccaagaagcagaagcagtTGACGAacggcaagaaggaggagcccggcatcgtcttcatctcgAGACTGCCCCACGGTTTCTACGAGCACGAGCTGAAGGGCTACTTTTCACAATTCGGCCCCATCAACCGCCTGAGACTGGCGCGCAACAAGAAGACGGGCGCCAGCAAGCACTATGCCTTCCTCGAGTTCGCCGAGGAGAGCACGGCCGAGATCGTCTCCAAGACCATGGACAGCTACCTGTTGTTCGGCCACATCCTTAAGGTCAAGACGGTCCCCCGCGACCAGCTGCACGAGGACGTCTGGAAGGGCGCCAACAAGCGTTTCAAGAAGATCCCGTGGTCCaagatcgccgccggcgaggtcgcgaAGCCGCGGACCGAGTCGAACTGGACGCACAAGGTGTccagggaggagaagaagagactGGAGCGCGCccagaagctcaaggagatCGGGTACGAGTTCGAGGCCCCCAAGCTGAAGGAGGCCGTCGCACCGCCCCCGGAGCCGATGGTAGTCGACGCCCCGGAGGAGCCCAAGGCGGTTGAGGCCgcgcccgtcgaggagaagcctgtggaggaggctgccgcggaggaggctgccgcggaggaggaggagtccGCGGAAGCTGAGAAgcccaaggcggccaagcccaaggcgaagaagggtgGCCGGAGAAAGTCCAAGGCCTAG
- a CDS encoding Golgi matrix protein — MSAAAPSTDPAQNASSAPAGKKKNNKKKKNANKPKELVETDGAALQPENVEDGDDEPQTPVQASAPIEETGTDEPTDNDTTANGHTERPTSNGHAKPPIAKAPEEQETSSDATAKLDALTKEREALRSEVEQLRKQLETIQETHSETVTQLKSELDETSTAKEQAEESYQALLERVNHLKSTLGERLKRDRAELEEAKERIEELESQNEELQNGAQASEDELTKLREELQDTSREAASLRSRSNLSQQNWVKEREELTRLVANLKEEVETTTNAMGEWEVIAMEERSVKESLVEKVSELEEQIANLRDGYESATSERDHQSQVIDSLQKALREIQDARKKELREMVETSEEQLQAMKKLVQEADSRATEAEAAKENLTKELERTAPFEKEVKEKNLLIGKLRHEAIVLNDHLTKALRYLKKTKPEDNVDRQVVTNHLLHFLTLDRSDPKRFQILQVMAGYLNWTDEQREQAGLARPGTSNNTLRLPASPFHRTPSTPSLSAEFFSETPTSANKESLADLWAGFLERSAEEGLDQAGGASRDRKDSGSSAATGPMRFETRGGG; from the exons ATGTCGGCCGCCGCTCCCTCCACTGACCCGGCCCAAAACGCATCTTCAG CACCGgcagggaagaagaagaacaacaagaagaagaagaacgcGAACAAGCCCAAAGAACTCGTAGAGACAGATGGCGCTGCTCTCCAGCCTGAGAatgtcgaggatggcgatgatgaacCGCAAACCCCGGTACAG GCCTCGGCACCCATAGAAGAAACCGGCACCGACGAGCCGACGGACAACGACACGACGGCCAATGGCCACACCGAGAGACCGACCAGCAATGGACATGCGAAACCCCCGATAGCGAAGGCTCCAGAAGAGCAGGAAACCAGTTCTGATGCCACAGCAAAGTTGGACGCCTTGACGAAGGAACGAGAGGCGCTGCGCTCGGAGGTTGAGCAGCTGCGCAAGCAACTAGAGACCATCCAGGAGACACACAGCGAGACAGTCACGCAGCTCAAGTCGGAACTGGACGAGACATCGACGGCCAAGGAACAGGCGGAGGAGAGCTACCaggccctcctcgagcgtGTCAACCACCTCAAGTCGACGCTTGGCGAGCGACTCAAGCGCGATCGCGCTGAGTTGGAAGAGGCCAAGGAGCGCATCGAGGAACTTGAGTCCCAGAACGAAGAGCTGCAGAATGGCGCACAGGCGTCAGAAGATGAGCTGACCAAGCTCAGGGAAGAGCTCCAAGATACCTCGCGCGAGGCGGCGAGCCTTCGCAGCCGCAGCAACCTGTCCCAGCAGAACTGGGTCAAGGAGCGCGAGGAGTTGACGAGGCTCGTGGCGAAcctcaaggaggaggttgagaCGACGACCAACGCCATGGGCGAGTGGGAAGTCATCGCCATGGAGGAGCGCTCCGTCAAGGAGAGCCTAGTCGAGAAGGTGTCAGAGCTTGAAGAGCAGATCGCCAATCTCCGCGACGGCTACGAGAGCGCCACATCCGAACGAGACCACCAATCGCAGGTCATCGACAGCCTGCAAAAGGCCCTGCGCGAGATTCAGGACGCCCGCAAGAAGGAGCTGCGGGAGATGGTCGAGACGTCCGAGGAGCAGCTCCAGGCAATGAAGAAGCTCGTGCAGGAAGCGGACTCCAGagccaccgaggccgaggcggccaaggagaaTCTCACCAAGGAACTTGAGCGGACCGCGCCATTCGAGAAGGAAGTCAAGGAGAAGAACCTCCTGATCGGCAAGCTACGGCATGAGGCGATTGTGCTCAACGACCACCTGACCAAGGCTCTTCGATACctgaagaagacgaagcccGAGGACAATGTCGATAG ACAAGTAGTGACGAACCATCTTTTGCATTTCCTCACTCTCGACCGCTCCGACCCTAAACGCTTCCAGATCCTGCAGGTCATGGCAGGCTACCTCAACTGGACAGACGAGCAGCGCGAGCAGGCTGGCCTCGCGCGGCCGGGCACGTCCAACAACACCCTGCGCCTCCCAGCCTCGCCCTTCCACCGCACACCAAGCACCCCGTCGTTGAGCGCAGAGTTTTTCTCCgagacgccgacgtcggcgaaCAAGGAGTCCCTCGCGGACCTGTGGGCCGGCTTCCTCGAGCgcagcgccgaggaggggctagaccaggccggcggcgcgtcGCGCGACCGCAAggacagcggcagcagcgcggCCACGGGACCGATGAGGTTCGAGACCCGGGGCGGCGGATAG
- a CDS encoding Leucine Rich Repeat domain-containing protein: MAAPRPPLQPHTSSQDHTPPGAPPTGHNISQTQTKYKMDSPEPHRPATPEKNGRSSFSSIRENDSDLAQTFTSSKVSSYAQKVTSAVFDDSSASPSPVASPSLEMGEVQFMPPVTLPSSRLHGGWYPASSFKGWKQINVKGKTASRSFSDLQALHMAWSTPPAPSQGNNKFSNGRAPMERLPLEMLGSIIELLVLDIPPPYGTARRNVDLMSLLLTSRSIHAATLNTLYKHITIPHSRIFRKFLSNITTHPALGTIVRRIDFSHFNNATLFESASERKGTRNLTAETLVQCLELTPHLQEFLAMEHIDDDLGAEVLQKLFFDMPRLQALDFAGCTSPAFKNSFASLVDMAWPQTLSITRLSFHKCLTLPSALFEEVLPRLANVTHLDLAQTKITDRALQSIPKTAKITHLNIAKCTLLTASNVIDFLATHPAVRNLVYLSVATDARSHQLLDVEDVSQLIPVLPKTLKSLSLKGSRMDDAHIELLRPLTKSLEELAVGRNMDVNAAAKLLEPADEKKQEEPHTLRYLDLSDLWGNELDIVDLFSSRNSLLRPSSVPLEVVEISEQSFKSLSRNRTLERIGWSLQEIGSRCWMVRLQDHRKDQDRGYRWWKMGADNWGMRKIPVARAEVGGMYGSFMFGRKL, from the exons ATGGCAGCTCCGCGACCTCCTCTCCAACCGCATACCTCGTCCCAGGACCACACCCCCCCAGGCGCTCCTCCGACAGGCCACAACATCTCTCAGACACAGACGAAATACAAAATGGACAGCCCGGAGCCGCACCGACCTGCGACCCCAGAAAAGAATGGCaggtcctccttctcttccatcCGCGAGAACGACTCCGACCTAGCCCAGACCTTTACCTCTTCCAAGGTCTCATCCTACGCCCAGAAAGTAACCTCAGCCGTGTTCGACGACTCTtccgcctcgccctctccggtcgcctccccttccctcgaGATGGGCGAAGTCCAGTTCATGCCCCCCGTCACCCTGCCCAGCAGCAGACTCCATGGCGGCTGGTATCCTGCCTCAAGCTTCAAGGGCTGGAAGCAGATCAacgtcaagggcaagacgGCGAGCAGGAGCTTCAGCGATCTCCAAGCTCTGCACATGGCATGGAGCaccccgccggcgccttccCAAGGCAACAACAAGTTCAGCAACGGCCGCGCGCCCATGGAACGACTGCCCCTCGAGATGCTCG GATCCATTATCGAGCTCCTCGTTCTCGATATTCCCCCGCCGTACGGTACTGCGCGCCGCAATGTCGACCTGATGTCTCTGCTGTTGACTTCAAGGTCGATCCACGCTGCGACCCTGAACACGCTGTACAAGCACATTACCATTCCTCACTCGAGAATCTTCCGCAAGTTTCTCTCAAACATCACGACCCACCCTGCACTAGGCACAATTGTACGGCGCATCGACTTCAGCCACTTCAACAACGCGACGCTGTTCGAGTCTGCCAGCGAGCGCAAGGGCACCCGGAACCTGACGGCGGAGACGCTGGTGCAATGCCTCGAGCTGACGCCCCACCTCCAGGAGTTCCTGGCCATGGAGCATATCGATGACGATCTCGGTGCCGAGGTGCTGCAGaagctcttcttcgacatGCCCCGGCTACAGGCGCTGGACTTTGCGGGGTGCACGTCGCCCGCTTTCAAGAACTCATTTGCATCCCTGGTCGATATGGCTTGGCCCCAGACGCTCTCGATCACGCGGCTGTCGTTCCACAAGTGCCTGacgctgccgtcggcgctgTTCGAGGAGGTCCTGCCGCGCCTAGCCAACGTCACGCATCTGGACCTTGCCCAGACAAAGATCACGGACCGAGCGCTGCAGTCGATTCCGAAGACGGCCAAGATCACCCACTTGAACATTGCCAAGTGTACGCTGCTCACGGCGTCCAATGTCATCGACTTCCTCGCGACCCACCCGGCGGTGAGGAATTTGGTATACCTCAGCGTGGCCACCGATGCCCGGAGCCACCAGCTCCTGGACGTGGAGGACGTCTCGCAGCTCATCCCGGTGCTGCCCAAGACGCTTAAGTCCCTGAGCCTTAAGGGGAGCCGCATGGACGATGCGCACATTGAGCTGCTGCGGCCACTGACTAAGtccctcgaggagctcgccgtcgggcGCAACATGGATGTCAATGCCGCGGCCAAGCTGCTCGAGCCGGCGGACGAAAAGAAGCAGGAAGAGCCCCACACGCTGCGATACCTCGACCTGTCGGACCTCTGGGGCAATGAGCTGGACATTGTCGACCTTTTTTCGAGCCGAAACTCGCTGTTAAGACCGAGCTCGGTGCCGCTCGAGGTGGTGGAGATCTCGGAGCAGTCGTTCAAGAGTCTGTCTCGGAACAGGACGCTGGAGCGCATCGGCTGGTCCCTGCAGGAGATCGGAAGCCGATGCTGGATGGTCCGACTGCAGGACCATCGCAAGGACCAGGACCGCGGCTACCGATGGTGGAAGATGGGCGCCGACAACTGGGGCATGCGCAAGATCCCTGTCGCgcgcgccgaggtcggcggcatgTACGGGTCCTTTATGTTTGGACGCAAGCTATGA
- a CDS encoding Di-trans,poly-cis-decaprenylcistransferase encodes MSEIFINHITRWLFSSPPAEWAINQFRELLIGALKQGPVPQHVAFEMDGNRRYARGKKMETIEGHHHGFEALARVLEICYKCGVKVVTVYAFSIENFNRPQYEVDGLMQLAKVKLEQLTKHGDILDRYGAAVRVLGQRDLIRKDVLEVVDRAVDMTKYNKRNVLNICFPYTAREEMTTAMRSTVQEYMMPPGPKFTPFPAARISQKIMSKQLDRREPLPTIRDTSPAPSSRSDGDDGASSSTTLPPDSPSPPSHRSGSAGGHHLKNPETITAETLNNHMYTAGNPPLDIFVRTSGVERLSDFMLWQCHQDTHIFFLKCLWPDFDLQHFLPVLLEWQWRQKKQIETEERPRQATVKARKLA; translated from the exons ATGTCGGAAATATTCATCAACCACATCACCCGGTGGCTTTTCAGCTCCCCGCCGGCCGAGTGGGCGATCAACCAATTTCGCGAActcctcatcggcgccctcAAGCAGGGCCCAGTCCCTCAACATGTCGCATTCGAGATGGACGGCAACAGGCGCTATGCTCGCGGCaagaagatggagacgaTAGAGGGCCACCACCACGGATTCGAGGCTCTGGCAAGG GTTCTCGAAATCTGCTACAAAtgcggcgtcaaggtcgtGACTGTGTACGCTTTCAGTATAGAAAACTTCAACCGCCCGCAATACGAGGTCGATGGGCTTATGCAGCTGGCCAAGGTGAAGCTTGAGCAGTTGACAAAACACGGAGACATCTTGGATCGCTACGGTGCGGCGGTTCGCGTCCTCGGTCAGAGAGACCTGATCCGCAAGGACGTCCTCGAGGTTGTTGACCGGGCGGTCGATATGACCAAGTACAACAAGCG CAACGTGCTGAACATCTGCTTCCCGTACACGGCCAGAGAGGAAATGACGACGGCCATGCGATCCACCGTGCAGGAGTATATGATGCCCCCTGGTCCCAAGTTCACCCCATTCCCGGCTGCTCGCATCTCGCAGAAGATCATGTCGAAGCAGCTGGACCGCCGGGAACCTCTCCCCACCATCCGTGACACATCGCCCGCTCCCTCTTCGCGATcagacggcgatgatggcgcgtcgtcgtcgactacTCTTCCACCCGActcaccgtcaccgccgagCCATCGTTCCGGTTCGGCTGGCGGCCACCATCTGAAAAATCCCGAGACCATCACAGCCGAGACGCTGAACAATCACATGTACACTGCCGGAAACCCGCCGTTGGACATCTTCGTTAGGACTAGTGGCGTGGAGAGACTCAGCGACTTCATGCTGTGGCAGTGTCACCAGGACACTCACATCTTCTTTCTCAAGTGCCTCTGGCCCGACTTCGATCTGCAGCACTTCCTCCCGGTGCTCTTGGAGTGGCAGTGGAGGCAGAAAAAGCAGATTGAAACCGAGGAGCGCCCGAGACAAGCGACCGTCAAGGCGCGGAAGCTCGCTTGA
- a CDS encoding Chromatin modification-related protein gives MKSAKAASGDASSSRRSQPVRQTRTNPPRVSSGLRGPANGRDSLAGGTASDQPIDIYPAITYFSDAIAALPKELVRHFTLLKEVDAKIFAPEDALFKLVDTAMNAPPPQPRPANDASSSVAPASAPMSAQNSSSGAPPGGPVPPAPSTDESYTTSIYDPSTYPRRQLFRQTAYKIQEMLGSLEEKNHVISTANDALQKQLARIDDVWPHVETEFSDEAKWGSTTHWAYPENRAATKAAHTERSRREGAAAISAAAQQLAEEAAARSESRKQAVQAKKSQKTAPQESDFDEAEGRGKAEPSKKGHGSSKARKAAEPAANVGLGISTNGTTNGAAPQPKRRKVEKTPSGNNATERAMSAVFGATASKAKTTSPRETPAPEGGPKKRKALPTGTGQAKKSKNGATGMSPSVASSPVMSTFPDPVLPRGSPAPTVTPVPPAPKPPTSSRAKQSTTQAAVEGGKQSRPPSSASAKPNGIVPLPIPEVAPSATLPKPTVETKPVVEESSVPPALELPKQEPEPIEMIAKPSIPAAKQKKETPKPEEIETPVEPPPVHQTITAATVTKSGRASKPSTPAMATFQEAARPKSARNTDSNNTSKRKKSNAVTAGKAAKTADQTEDSEDIEEAEIHASKRYDYTEDEPTYCYCTSVSYGEMVACDANNCEREWFHLNCVGLKVAPKGSSKWYCEECLQRLSKQGKKLSKYNVLPDSLNMRKQRAPPY, from the exons ATGAAGTCAGCCAAAGCAGCGTCAGGGGACgcttcgtcgagcaggaggtCGCAGCCGGTTCGCCAGACACGTACCAACCCCCCGCGCGTCTCGTCTGGCCTCCGCGGACCGGCCAACGGGCGCGACTCTCTTGCTGGCGGCACTGCTTCCGACCAGCCCATCGACATCTACCCTGCGATTACCTACTTCTCTGATGCCATTGCCGCTCTCCCGAAAGAGCTTGTCCGACACTTCACCTTGCTGAAAGAGGTCGATGCCAAAATCTTCGCCCCCGAAGATGCGCTCTTCAAGCTCGTCGACACTGCCATGAAcgctccccctccccagcccCGACCGGCGAACGATGCATCCAGCAGTGTCGCGCccgcgtcggcgccgatgagTGCGCAGAACAGCTCCAGCGGAGCTCCTCCTGGCGGCCCGGTACCTCCTGCTCCCTCGACCGACGAGTCCTACACGACGTCGATTTACGACCCCAGCACCTACCCACGGAGACAGCTGTTTCGACAGACAGCGTACAAGATCCAGGAGATGCTTGGATCGTTAGAGGAGAAGAACCACGTCATCTCTACTGCGAATGATGCTCTCCAAAAACAGCTCGCTCGGATCGACGACGTCTGGCCGCACGTCGAGACCGAGTTCAGCGACGAGGCGAAGTGGGGGAGCACCACACACTGGGCCTACCCCGAGAACAGAGCCGCCACCAAGGCGGCACACACTGAGCGCTCACGGCGTGAGGGCGCTGCTGCCAtctctgctgctgcccagCAATTGGCagaggaggccgccgcccgaagCGAGTCGCGCAAGCAGGCTGTTCAGGCAAAGAAGAGTCAGAAGACTGCGCCTCAAGAATCGGACTTTGATGAGGCCGAAGGCCGCGGCAAGGCAGAACCGAGCAAGAAGGGTCACGGAAGCAGTAAGGCGCGCAAGGCGGCCGAACCCGCCGCCAACGTGGGCTTGGGCATCTCGACAAATGGCACCACGAATGGAGCGGCGCCGCAACCCAAGAGAcgcaaggtcgagaagaCGCCCAGCGGAAACAATGCAACGGAGCGGGCTATGAGTGCCGTCTTCGGAGCCACCGCGTCAAAGGCAAAAACCACAAGCCCCAGAGAGACCCCGGCACCAGAAGGCGGCCCGAAGAAGCGAAAGGCCCTGCCGACTGGTACCGGCCAGGCCAAGAAAAG CAAAAACGGAGCCACCGGCATGTCTCCCTCGGTTGCTTCATCTCCCGTCATGAGTACCTTTCCCGACCCTGTATTACCTCGAGGCTCTCCAGCGCCGACTGTCACCCCGGTGCCCCCTGCTCCCAAGCCTCCCACTTCTTCACGGGCCAAGCAAAGTACAACTCAagcggcggtggagggcgGAAAGCAGTCTcgaccgccgtcgtctgcgTCGGCCAAGCCGAACGGTATCGTACCACTGCCGATACCCGAGGTCgccccgtcggcgacgttgcCAAAGCCTACTGTCGAGACTAAGCCTGTTGTCGAGGAGTCTTCGGTGCCGCCTGCACTGGAGCTCCCGAAACAAGAGCCTGAGCCGATTGAGATGATCGCCAAGCCAAGCATACCCGCGgcgaagcagaagaaggaaaCACCGAAGCCCGAGGAAATCGAGACACCTGTAGAACCTCCACCGGTTCACCAGACAatcaccgccgccacggTGACGAAAAGCGGACGCGCTAGTAAGCCGTCTACACCTGCGATGGCGACATTCCAGGAGGCAGCAAGACCCAAGTCGGCCCGCAATACAGATAGCAACAACACGAGCAagcggaagaagagcaaTGCAGTCACAGCtggcaaggccgccaagacgGCGGACCAAACCGAGGACAGTGAGGATATCGAAGAGGCGGAGATACATGCCAGCAAACGCTACGACTACACGGAGGACGAGCCAACGTATTGCTACTGCACTAGCGTAAGCTACGGCGAGATGGTAGCTTGTGATGCGAACAACTGCGAGCGAGAATGGTTCCACCTCAACTGCGTGGGTCTCAAGGTAGCCCCAAAGGGCAGCT CGAAATGGTACTGCGAAGAGTGTCTGCAGCGTCTCTCGAAGCAAGGAAAGAAGCTGAGCAAGTACAACGTGCTGCCGGACTCTTTGAATATGCGCAAGCAACGAGCCCCTCCGTACTGA
- a CDS encoding Serine-threonine rich encodes MKFSAVLALSAAVMAAAKSVRSHYPVRRDGHKKGGSSGQQSGLPSGMAGYGVSNTQITEIIIIWANPGAGAPTININPPAGGAAAPPPAAPPANPAAPPAAPPAAPPAAPATHHVTVGGPAGLVFVPDQVKANVGDMVVFTFMSQNHTVTQSAFKTPCDPLAGGMNSGFMANPNNSVTPPPQVAMQVMVSEPLWFYCAQANHCGKGMTFSINPTAEKTQALFQSMAIQQKGKGAGGAITGGTPPAAPPAAPPAAPPAAPPAEAPPSAPPAEAPPAANPAAPPASPGAGDIQKGTGQMNGNGACVCAVTCSVGSFPAMGAQGVGSFGGMAGSLPMNMMEA; translated from the exons ATGAAGTTCTCCGCCGTATTAGCactctccgccgccgtcatggccGCGGCCAAGTCGGTCCGCAGCCACTATCCGGTCCGCCGCGATGGTCACAAGAAGGGCGGATCCTCTGGTCAACAATCGGGTCTCCCCTCAGGAATGGCTGGATATGGTGTCTCCAACACTCAGATTACCGagatcatcatcatctgGGCGAACCCCGGTGCCGGTGCTCccaccatcaacatcaacccGCCCGctggcggtgccgccgcTCCTCCCCCGGCTGCCCCCCCCGCCAACCCAGCCGCGCCTCCCGCTGCTCCCCCGGCtgctcctcctgctgccccgGCCACCCACCAC GTTACTGTCGGTGGGCCCGCTGGTCTCGTCTTCGTTCCCGATCAGGTCAAGGCCAACGTGGGCGACATGGTTgttttcaccttcatgagCCAGAACCACACCGTCACGCAGTCCGCTTTCAAGACCCCCTGCGACCCCCTTGCCGGCGGCATGAACTCCGGGTTCATGGCCAACCCCAACAACTCCGTCACCCCGCCTCCCCAGGTCGCCATGCAAGTCATGGTCTCGGAGCCTTTGT GGTTCTACTGCGCCCAGGCCAACCACTGCGGAAAGGGCATGACCTTCTCCATCAACCCTACCGCCGAGAAGACCCAGGCCCTCTTCCAGTCCATGGCCATTCAGCAGAAGGGCAAAGGCGCTGGAGGTGCCATCACCGGAGGCACCCCTCCCGCTGCTCCCCCGGCTGCTCCTCCGGCCGCTCCCCCTGCTGCCCCCCCTGCTGAGGCTCCTCCCTCTGCGCCCCCTGCCGAGGCTCCTCCGGCCGCGAACCCTGCCGCTCCTCCCGCCTCTCCCGGCGCCGGTGATATCCAGAAAGGCACCGGTCAGATGAACGGCAACGGTGCCTGCGTGTGTGCCGTTACCTGCAGCGTTGGCTCGTTCCCCGCCATGGGCGCACAGGGCGTCGGATCTTTCGGCGGCATGGCAGGCTCTCTCCCAATGAACATGATGGAGGCAtaa
- a CDS encoding 4f5 domain protein, whose amino-acid sequence MTRGNQRDKAREAAQKKAASQKKGNSMSGTEMQRAKETAAEIMRQKQAAEEEEEEEEEEEEEEEEEESTGRGPVVVNDSRRIVPFDLPAPPVSGRRAAADSFRCSGTLIHAAPFFRLLFHHAASGHLGMEEGG is encoded by the exons ATGACCCGCGGCAACCAGCGTGACAAGGCCCGTGAGGCGGCTCAGAAGAAGGCTGCTTCTCAG AAAAAGGGAAACTCGATGAGCGGCACCGAGATGCAGCGCGCCAAggagaccgccgccgagatcatGCGGCAGAAGCAGGCCGCCG aggaggaggaggaggaggaggaggaggaggaggaggaggaggaggaggaagagagtacTGGAAGGGGGCCGGTGGTAGTCAATGATTCCCGACGTATCGTACCTTTTGATCTCCCCGCCCCTCCGGTTTCCGGACGccgtgcggcggcggatTCTTTTCGTTGCTCCGGGACGTTGATCCACGCTGCCCCCTTCTTCCGGCTCCTGTTTCATCACGCCGCCTCTGGCCACCTCGGCATGGAGGAAGGTGGGTGA